Within the Eleginops maclovinus isolate JMC-PN-2008 ecotype Puerto Natales chromosome 13, JC_Emac_rtc_rv5, whole genome shotgun sequence genome, the region AGTGACCTGTGTcattaatgcaatgtgtgtgtgtgtgtcttaggaggacttggaggagctttccctcctgaagcctccctcccagggacctcacagtcagacaaagtacagtttctccttccttgtttAATTACTGAATATAATGCATACTAGGCTAATGTGTACAACATGGGGTGGGGGTTGTGTAGGCCACAGTGGACAATGTCCGCAGTTTATACAAGAAAGTGCTGGAGCTAGACCGCACAAAGAAGAGGCTGGAGATCAGAAAGCTGGAATTACAAATTGAAAAGCTGGAACATGAGAAGAAGGTATTGTCTTATCACTCCATTAATATATAGGCTACCCACACCCtatatgtgtgtcattgatCTGGCTTTTCGTCAccttttcttcttgcaggaaagagagtcatctaataaatgaataatatcagagattggtgtgacatgtctttatttttgtgcatttaatttgtggtgtgtacaattcattggaaaaactgGTTGGTAATGGCATCCCTGACAGCACGGCCTGTTGGATGATCCAGGGTGATTGGATCAGTAAtatcagggggtgggggaggatcATGAGGGggcactctttccttccttattgTGGCGACATTCTGAAGAACCACACATGCTGCTATGGTTTGGCAGGCCCTGTCTGGCTTGACCCGAAGGACCTTCAGGCAGGCGAATCGGGCCTTCAATATGCCAAATGTCATTTCGATCCTGGCCCTAGTGACACTGTGTGCATGATTAAATGATCTCTGTTGCCTTGTTTGTGGATCAGGAAATGGTGTGATGAGGAACTTCATGCATGCGTAGCCACGGTCCCCCAGCAGGATTCCATCAAATTGCCCttagatgaaatggaggaaaaattaaacaactgtcacactgatttcatgttcactattaaagcatattacttcaggtaaatcgatataggacttttaccttggtggaatctgtcagacagtgatgatTCTCTGAATATACGGGAGTCATGGACTGACCCTGGCCACCTTGCATCCAGGCTTGTGATCATATAGTGGTGATCGCATGTCATCTAAGAATATGTGCACAGGTAAGGAACATAACAGGTGAGGCATGCTGTTGCGCATGTAAATGACACCACcccatgcagaggacaggaaatcaTTCTACATGACAACAGGAATTGACAGGTTGACATTACCTATTCCAATGAATCGTGGACTGTACAATGTACGCCTACTGTTAATCTGTTAGTCTTGTGTATTACCTGGacattgatggtgtgtttggactTTCTATTCACAAAATCCCGCTCATGCTCTCCCAGGGGTGCACTGATAGGAATGTGCGTACAATCAATGGCTCCAATTACTCTTGGGAAACCTAGATATTTTGTTAGTCAAATCAGTTGCCAGtcacaattatgaaatgtgcaaattacctATTTTTAGATTAGTGGCATATTACCAGCGATTGCATAGAACCCTTCTTTTATCTGACGTGCAGGCAAATGGCCAgggaatacaacaaatgcatccaccagTTTAGTGAGAGCAAGTACCACCTTCCGTATCACCCGGCATACAGTGTTCTTACTCAGGTTTTCAGCATCACCGatggaatacatatattgtccgCTGGCGAAATAGCGcaatgaaagacataacatttgctcGATTGTGAGGGCCTGACTTCGGCGGGTTACATTAGAGACGTCCGCCTCGAGCAGCTGGCATAGGTAACGAATTCCCTCAGCTGAGAATCTATATCTTTCATGGAGAACATCGTCCGGGTACGCCAGCGGATTCTGGCGGTCTCTAAATACCCTCGCCCTCCGAAGAGAGCCCCTCACAATCTGCGCGCCTATATCGTACGGATCGTCCAGGTATGCTGGCATTGTCTTTAGGGGACATGTCGGTGGAGGAGTGGTGTCTAAATAGGGTGTGGTTAATCGGAAACctagggttaaccaagaactaaaactgggaagaccagttttgggatcctacgtatattgccatggcagcatacctcggttttaacatatccaactttcgtagtatgggttaaccagcaacatacgctgcacgtgaccaagttactctcgaagttaccccggtaagccagaaaaccagcttcgtagtacaggccccgGGAGTCGGCCGCATGTCTTGACGTCAACGTCAACATCCATTTTACCCTTACATGCACATATATCCTAGATACCGCAAACGAACACACGGGGGCAGTATAAACAAAGCAAATCAACCTTAATGATGTATATGAAATGCTTTCACTTCGAaactatccatccatccatcttctcccgcttttccgtcagggtcgcggaggtaacagctccagcagagagccccaaactttcctttccctagccacatcaaccagctctgactgggggattccaaggtgctcccaggccagcgaagagatataatccctccacctggtcctaggtctaccccttggtctcttcccagctggacgtgcctggaacacctccctagggaggcgcccaggtggcatcctcactaggtgcctgaaccacctcaactggctcctttcaacgtgaaggagcagcggttctactccgagttcCTCCCGGATGACTAAACTTCgcaccttatccctaagggagatgccagtcACCCtttggagaaatcccatttcgcCCGTTTGTATCCGCTATCtcattctttcggtcatgacccatccttcatgaccataggtgagggtaggaacgaagatggcccggtagacagagagctttgcctccTGGCTCAGCTCTTgtttcgtcacaacggtgcggtaaagcgactgcagtaccgctcccgctgctccgattctccgacccatctcacgctccattgttccctcactcgagaacaagaccccgagatacttgaactccttcacttggggtaaggcttcattccctacctggagtggacagtccattggtttcctgctgagaaccatggcctcagatttggaggtgctgatcccagccgcttcacactcggccgcgaaccgatccagtgagtgctgaaggtcacagaccgatgaagccattaggaccacatcatctgcaaaaagcagaggtgcaatccttagcccaccgaactgcagaccctcTCCCCCACGAGtacgcctagaaatcctgtccatgaatatcacaaacaggattggtgacaaagcgcagccctggcggaggccaaccctcccccgaaatcggtccgacgtgctaccgaggacccggacaaagctctcgctttgagagtacagagattggatggccctgagtagagaccccctcaccccatactcccgcagcacctcccacagtatctccctgggaacccggtcatacgccttctccaaatccacaaagcacatgtagaccggataAGCGTACTCCCaagccccctccaggatccttccGAGAATGAAAAGCTGGTCcatcgttccacgaccaggacgaaaaccgcattgttcctcttcaatctgaggttcgacaatcggccggaccctcctttccagcaccttagagtaaactttcccggggaggctgagtaatgtgatgcttTTGTAATTGGCACACAGCCTCTgacccccctttttaaaaagaggaaccaccaccccggtctgccactccttcggtactgtttccgacttccacgcaatgttgatgagacgtgtcaaccatgacagttcctcaacacccagagccttcagcatttctgggcggatctcatccacccccgggcctttgccactgtggagctctTTAACCACCTGaatgacttccccccgtgagattggaattgatcccccttcatactccagctccgcctctaacatagagggcggagttgtcggattcaggagttcctccaagtgttccttccaccgccctaacacactatcagttgaggtctACAGTGTCACTTCcttacacagcttggatggttccctgtttccccctcctgaggtgtcggacggttttccagaacaactttccttctccatggcttctccgaacttctcccacatccattgctttgcctcggccacggctgaggctgctatccttcgggcctgtcgataccttgcaactgcgtcaggagtacccagggataacatatcccggaaggcctccttcttcagtcggacggcttccctgaccaccggtgtccaccaggaggttcgagggttaccgccccttgaggcacctaagaccttgagaccacagctccctgccgcagcttcggcaatggaggctttgaacaccgcccactcaggttcaatgtccTCAGCCTCCACaaggatgcctgaaaagctccgccggaggtgtgagttgaaggcctcctggacttcggactcctccagacgttcccagttcacccgcactacacgtttgggcttaccaggtctgtctgGCAGGGggccactcgacccaactcaccaccagatggtgatcagttcacaactccgcccctctcttcacctgagtgtccaaaacatgcggcctcaggtccgatgatacgataacaaaatcgatcatggaccttctgcctagggtgctctggtactacgtacacttatgagcatccttatgttcgaacatggtgtttgttttggccaatccatgactagcacagaagttcAGTAAAgaaccaccactccggttcagatcaggggggccgttcctcccaatcaaGCTCCTCCTAGTGcctccatcattgcccacgtgtgcgttgaagtctcccagcaagactaaggagtccccttcaggagccccatacaggacttctttcagcgtctccaagaaggccgaatactctgaactgctaTTTagtgcataagcacacacaacagtcagagttttcccccccataacccgcaaGCGTAGGGAGGGCGACCCTctccactggggtaaactccaacaaagcggcactcaaaCGGGGgtttgtgagtatccccacacccgctcggcgcctcgcaccttgggcaactccggagaagaatagagtccaacccctatccagaagtaaggttccagagccgacacgtgcgtagaggtgagccccaccagatccaactggtaacgctccacctcccgcacaagctccggctcctcccccccccagagaggtgacattgCACGTctccaaagccagcttctgtcgcctgagtctggtccgtcgagaccctctgctttcactgccacccttctggcagtgcacccgaccccatcgctgtttcccgtaggtggtgggcccatgggacggggaagcggaggtgttgcccacgttgctttttcgggctgtgcccggccggtctccatggcaagcccggccaccagacgctcgctgatgagtcctccttctgggcctggctccagaaggggaccacgggcttcctccgggctgggtatcctcgctttcacgtgtgtttttcatgaggtcttttgaaccaatcttagtctggccccttacctgaaagcaatttgccatgggagaccctagcaggaacacaaggttcc harbors:
- the LOC134874831 gene encoding putative nuclease HARBI1 → MPAYLDDPYDIGAQIVRGSLRRARVFRDRQNPLAYPDDVLHERYRFSAEGIRYLCQLLEADVSNVTRRSQALTIEQMLCLSLRYFASGQYMYSIGDAENLSKNTVCRVIRKVVLALTKLVDAFVVFPGHLPARQIKEGFYAIAGFPRVIGAIDCTHIPISAPLGEHERDFVNRKSKHTINVQMTCDHHYMITSLDARWPGSVHDSRIFRESSLSDRFHQGQFDGILLGDRGYACMKFLITPFPDPQTRQQRSFNHAHSVTRARIEMTFGILKARFACLKVLRVKPDRACQTIAACVVLQNVATIRKERVPPHDPPPPPDITDPITLDHPTGRAVRDAITNQFFQ